One genomic segment of Carassius auratus strain Wakin chromosome 29, ASM336829v1, whole genome shotgun sequence includes these proteins:
- the LOC113048317 gene encoding F-box DNA helicase 1-like isoform X2 produces MESSMIGRGKRRHLVPSECNDLLQINTGNQSLTQPFNANLSNTDPNRGLQPRTPTKRSRQGGVGQQRGITDFFSVTGVISTSPQKGSKTPVKEENEEEEPIGHPKEENVEEEDYMEGITEDMFEEDFDIGTTSVKKEEELLAVTVKKEEDEEEDLVVALPDAHCGLLGVQEGQEVPKGHVQDLPEEVLREVFALLPAIDLYRNISLVCHSWRAVVMDPQFLPWKKLYCRYRKREKEALKEVKSILEDNQITKKEDLCLLNMVRYMSQFKHSKRVNVKDVLACVKGHHLYAHAEACIKDRMPDTVDEEGPNPWSALALMLILADGVKDVLDLVALLQKSGCLLTAGGISEYLWAVATLLLAMRKNNINISNRWHYNIFYVLHLMENAPPPAGLQDNRQQITHEQQQILNHDIQNHHVVKIMAFAGTGKTTTLVKYAQQRSHMRFLYLAFNKSVAMQAQRSFPHNVECSTIHSMAFKAVGVSYKNMRKLSNNLQVFDVAWILPKGHGGFVNAKVVTQTLHNFCASLDQRVGPQHVPHKYKNTHGQPEYPDDHQKMTFAAIAQKLWDQMVELKSRRERVYNMTHDGYLKLWQLSRPQLDRYDAIFIDEAQDCTPVIMGIMLSQNCGKILVGDPHQQIYTFRGAVNALHDVPHTHIYYLTQSFRFGAEIAYVGAAVLDSCKKVKQILVGGNQDGSVRGEDTQTLQQLKLGQRLPEGSVAILSRCNVTVFSEAVRLTDANPNCKIYIVGGVENFGLEKIMDLWVLMQPEDKRKNESLSIKDYFIKSFCKDKMGGFRGLKGYAMASEDRELEAKLAVVEKYNKRIPELVKRIYDRAQKSAVCADFILGTVHKAKGLEFDAVVVTDDFMKVPCARHNLQSVGSFNAANVQDDEWNLLYVAITRAKRTLYITKTISNILTFTGEYFLRSELTSTLLSKDPSLVCSIDGCENHITADSVLSMSKIPIRYMDSMDAGGVLCLTCVEQRVGPTAFLLSPPERVRSMTYTNERPDLPINVAMLLSLL; encoded by the exons ATGGAATCGTCCATGATAG GAAGGGGAAAACGCAGGCACTTGGTGCCCTCAGAATGTAATGATCTGCTGCAAATCAACACAGGGAACCAGTCTCTCACACAGCCTTTCAATGCTAACCTCAGCAACACAGATCCAAACCGAGGACTTCAGCCCAGGACGCCCACCAAAAGAAGCAGACAAG GTGGTGTGGGACAACAGAGAGGCATCACTGATTTCTTCTCTGTCACTGGAGTCATCAGCACCAGCCCCCAAAAAGGCTCCAAAACTCCAGTGAAGGAGGAGAACGAAGAAGAGGAACCAATCGGGCATCCAAAAGAAGAAAATGTAGAAGAGGAGGACTATATGGAAGGAATCACAGAGGATATGTTCGAAGAAGACTTTGACATAGGAACCACGTctgttaaaaaagaagaagaattgttGGCGGTTACAGTGAAgaaagaagaggatgaggaggaggaccTGGTTGTAGCCCTCCCTGATGCCCACTGTGGGCTGCTGGGAGTGCAGGAAGGCCAGGAGGTGCCCAAGGGCCATGTGCAGGATCTGCCCGAGGAGGTCCTGAGGGAAGTGTTCGCACTCCTCCCAGCGATTGACCTCTATCGAAACATCAGCCTGGTGTGCCATAGCTGGAGGGCCGTGGTCATGGACCCACAG TTTCTACCTTGGAAGAAGTTGTACTGCAGATACCGTAAGCGGGAAAAAGAGGCGCTGAAGGAGGTGAAGTCTATCCTGGAAGATAACCAAATTACCAAAAAGGAGGATTTGTGTCTTCTCAATATGGTGAG gTACATGTCTCAGTTCAAACACAGCAAAAGGGTAAATGTGAAGGATGTGTTGGCTTGTGTGAAAGGACATCACCTCTACGCTCATGCTGAGGCTTGCATTAAAGACAGAATGCCAGACACGGTGGATGAGGAG GGTCCAAACCCTTGGTCTGCCCTGGCCCTGATGTTGATTTTGGCTGACGGAGTGAAAGATGTCTTGGACCTGGTAGCTCTGTTGCAGAAGTCTGGGTGTCTTCTGACAGCAGGAGGAATCTCGGAGTACCTGTGGGCTGTGGCCACTTTGCTCCTGGCCATGAGAAAGaataatattaacataagcaACAG GTGGCATTACAATATCTTCTATGTGCTGCACTTAATGGAAAACGCCCCCCCTCCTGCTGGCTTGCAAGACAACAG GCAGCAAATCACTCACGAGCAACAGCAGATACTCAACCACGACATCCAGAATCATCACGTTGTTAAAATAATGGCCTTTGCAG GCACTGGAAAGACGACCACACTCGTGAAGTATGCTCAGCAAAGGTCACATATGCGCTTCCTGTACCTGGCCTTTAACAAATCTGTGGCGATGCAAGCTCAGCGCTCATTTCCACACAACGTCGAATGCAGTACCATCCATTCAATGGCCTTCAAAGCTGTGGGAGTGAG CTATAAAAACATGAGGAAACTGTCCAATAATTTGCAAGTGTTTGATGTGGCGTGGATCTTGCCTAAAGGACACGGGGGATTCGTCAATGCTAAAGTGGTGACACAAACCCTCCACAATTTCTGCGCATCCCTAGACCAGCGCGTTGGTCCACAACATGTCCCACATAAGTACAAGAACACACACGGACAGCCAGAATACCCAGACGACCACCAAAAAATG ACGTTTGCTGCCATCGCACAAAAGTTATGGGACCAAATGGTAGAGCTGAAGTCCAGAAGAGAGAGAGTGTACAACATGACCCATGATG GATACCTCAAACTCTGGCAGCTGTCGAGACCACAGCTGGACCGATATGATGCCATATTCattgatgaagcacaagactgcacaCCAG TCATCATGGGAATTATGCTCTCTCAGAACTGTGGGAAAATCCTGGTTGGAGATCCTCATCAGCAGATTTACACTTTCAGAGGAGCGGTTAATGCTTTGCACGATgttcctcacacacacatctactaTCTCACACAG AGCTTCAGGTTTGGAGCAGAAATTGCATACGTTGGTGCTGCAGTATTGGACAGTTGTAAAAAAGTCAAGCAGATATTGGTTGGTGGGAATCAGGATG GGAGTGTACGAGGCGAGGACACACAAACACTACAGCAACTGAAGCTGGGACAGAGGCTCCCAGAAGGGAGTGTGGCCATTCTGAGCCGCTGTAATGTCACTGTTTTCAGTGAGGCCGTCCGACTTACAGACGCCAACCCCAACTGCAAGATCTACATTGTGGGA GGTGTTGAAAACTTTGGACTGGAAAAAATTATGGATCTCTGGGTCCTGATGCAACCAGAGGACAAACGCAAGAATG AGAGCCTTTCGATCAAGGATTACTTCATCAAAAGTTTCTGCAAAGATAAGATGGGCGGATTCAGAGGTCTGAAGGGATACGCCATGGCCTCGGAAGACCGGGAGCTGGAGGCCAAGCTAGCCGTGGTGGAAAAATACAACAAACGCATTCCAGAGCTGGTTAAACGCATCTATGATCGTGCCCAGAAAAGCGCAGTGTGCGCag ATTTTATCCTTGGTACTGTGCATAAGGCAAAAGGCCTGGAGTTCGACGCAGTGGTTGTGACCGATGACTTTATGAAAGTACCATGTGCACGACACAACCTGCAGAGTGTGGGCAGTTTTAATGCAG CCAACGTCCAAGATGACGAGTGGAACCTGTTATACGTGGCGATCACACGAGCCAAAAGAACGCTGTACATCACCAAGACCATCAGCAACATCCTCACATTCACTGGA GAGTACTTTCTGAGGTCCGAGCTGACCAGCACTCTGCTGAGTAAAGACCCATCTCTCGTCTGCTCCATTGACGGCTGTGAGAACCACATCACCGCAGACTCCGTCCTTAGCATGAGCAAAATCCCCATCAGATAT ATGGACAGCATGGATGCGGGCGGCGTTCTGTGTTTGACCTGTGTGGAGCAGCGTGTAGGACCTACAGCCTTCCTGCTCTCTCCACCTGAACGGGTCAGATCCATGACCTATACAAATGAGAGACCAGATCTACCCATCAACGTCGCCATGCTGCTATCTTTACTTTAA
- the LOC113048317 gene encoding F-box DNA helicase 1-like isoform X1, which yields MESSMIGRGKRRHLVPSECNDLLQINTGNQSLTQPFNANLSNTDPNRGLQPRTPTKRSRQASGGVGQQRGITDFFSVTGVISTSPQKGSKTPVKEENEEEEPIGHPKEENVEEEDYMEGITEDMFEEDFDIGTTSVKKEEELLAVTVKKEEDEEEDLVVALPDAHCGLLGVQEGQEVPKGHVQDLPEEVLREVFALLPAIDLYRNISLVCHSWRAVVMDPQFLPWKKLYCRYRKREKEALKEVKSILEDNQITKKEDLCLLNMVRYMSQFKHSKRVNVKDVLACVKGHHLYAHAEACIKDRMPDTVDEEGPNPWSALALMLILADGVKDVLDLVALLQKSGCLLTAGGISEYLWAVATLLLAMRKNNINISNRWHYNIFYVLHLMENAPPPAGLQDNRQQITHEQQQILNHDIQNHHVVKIMAFAGTGKTTTLVKYAQQRSHMRFLYLAFNKSVAMQAQRSFPHNVECSTIHSMAFKAVGVSYKNMRKLSNNLQVFDVAWILPKGHGGFVNAKVVTQTLHNFCASLDQRVGPQHVPHKYKNTHGQPEYPDDHQKMTFAAIAQKLWDQMVELKSRRERVYNMTHDGYLKLWQLSRPQLDRYDAIFIDEAQDCTPVIMGIMLSQNCGKILVGDPHQQIYTFRGAVNALHDVPHTHIYYLTQSFRFGAEIAYVGAAVLDSCKKVKQILVGGNQDGSVRGEDTQTLQQLKLGQRLPEGSVAILSRCNVTVFSEAVRLTDANPNCKIYIVGGVENFGLEKIMDLWVLMQPEDKRKNESLSIKDYFIKSFCKDKMGGFRGLKGYAMASEDRELEAKLAVVEKYNKRIPELVKRIYDRAQKSAVCADFILGTVHKAKGLEFDAVVVTDDFMKVPCARHNLQSVGSFNAANVQDDEWNLLYVAITRAKRTLYITKTISNILTFTGEYFLRSELTSTLLSKDPSLVCSIDGCENHITADSVLSMSKIPIRYMDSMDAGGVLCLTCVEQRVGPTAFLLSPPERVRSMTYTNERPDLPINVAMLLSLL from the exons ATGGAATCGTCCATGATAG GAAGGGGAAAACGCAGGCACTTGGTGCCCTCAGAATGTAATGATCTGCTGCAAATCAACACAGGGAACCAGTCTCTCACACAGCCTTTCAATGCTAACCTCAGCAACACAGATCCAAACCGAGGACTTCAGCCCAGGACGCCCACCAAAAGAAGCAGACAAG CTTCAGGTGGTGTGGGACAACAGAGAGGCATCACTGATTTCTTCTCTGTCACTGGAGTCATCAGCACCAGCCCCCAAAAAGGCTCCAAAACTCCAGTGAAGGAGGAGAACGAAGAAGAGGAACCAATCGGGCATCCAAAAGAAGAAAATGTAGAAGAGGAGGACTATATGGAAGGAATCACAGAGGATATGTTCGAAGAAGACTTTGACATAGGAACCACGTctgttaaaaaagaagaagaattgttGGCGGTTACAGTGAAgaaagaagaggatgaggaggaggaccTGGTTGTAGCCCTCCCTGATGCCCACTGTGGGCTGCTGGGAGTGCAGGAAGGCCAGGAGGTGCCCAAGGGCCATGTGCAGGATCTGCCCGAGGAGGTCCTGAGGGAAGTGTTCGCACTCCTCCCAGCGATTGACCTCTATCGAAACATCAGCCTGGTGTGCCATAGCTGGAGGGCCGTGGTCATGGACCCACAG TTTCTACCTTGGAAGAAGTTGTACTGCAGATACCGTAAGCGGGAAAAAGAGGCGCTGAAGGAGGTGAAGTCTATCCTGGAAGATAACCAAATTACCAAAAAGGAGGATTTGTGTCTTCTCAATATGGTGAG gTACATGTCTCAGTTCAAACACAGCAAAAGGGTAAATGTGAAGGATGTGTTGGCTTGTGTGAAAGGACATCACCTCTACGCTCATGCTGAGGCTTGCATTAAAGACAGAATGCCAGACACGGTGGATGAGGAG GGTCCAAACCCTTGGTCTGCCCTGGCCCTGATGTTGATTTTGGCTGACGGAGTGAAAGATGTCTTGGACCTGGTAGCTCTGTTGCAGAAGTCTGGGTGTCTTCTGACAGCAGGAGGAATCTCGGAGTACCTGTGGGCTGTGGCCACTTTGCTCCTGGCCATGAGAAAGaataatattaacataagcaACAG GTGGCATTACAATATCTTCTATGTGCTGCACTTAATGGAAAACGCCCCCCCTCCTGCTGGCTTGCAAGACAACAG GCAGCAAATCACTCACGAGCAACAGCAGATACTCAACCACGACATCCAGAATCATCACGTTGTTAAAATAATGGCCTTTGCAG GCACTGGAAAGACGACCACACTCGTGAAGTATGCTCAGCAAAGGTCACATATGCGCTTCCTGTACCTGGCCTTTAACAAATCTGTGGCGATGCAAGCTCAGCGCTCATTTCCACACAACGTCGAATGCAGTACCATCCATTCAATGGCCTTCAAAGCTGTGGGAGTGAG CTATAAAAACATGAGGAAACTGTCCAATAATTTGCAAGTGTTTGATGTGGCGTGGATCTTGCCTAAAGGACACGGGGGATTCGTCAATGCTAAAGTGGTGACACAAACCCTCCACAATTTCTGCGCATCCCTAGACCAGCGCGTTGGTCCACAACATGTCCCACATAAGTACAAGAACACACACGGACAGCCAGAATACCCAGACGACCACCAAAAAATG ACGTTTGCTGCCATCGCACAAAAGTTATGGGACCAAATGGTAGAGCTGAAGTCCAGAAGAGAGAGAGTGTACAACATGACCCATGATG GATACCTCAAACTCTGGCAGCTGTCGAGACCACAGCTGGACCGATATGATGCCATATTCattgatgaagcacaagactgcacaCCAG TCATCATGGGAATTATGCTCTCTCAGAACTGTGGGAAAATCCTGGTTGGAGATCCTCATCAGCAGATTTACACTTTCAGAGGAGCGGTTAATGCTTTGCACGATgttcctcacacacacatctactaTCTCACACAG AGCTTCAGGTTTGGAGCAGAAATTGCATACGTTGGTGCTGCAGTATTGGACAGTTGTAAAAAAGTCAAGCAGATATTGGTTGGTGGGAATCAGGATG GGAGTGTACGAGGCGAGGACACACAAACACTACAGCAACTGAAGCTGGGACAGAGGCTCCCAGAAGGGAGTGTGGCCATTCTGAGCCGCTGTAATGTCACTGTTTTCAGTGAGGCCGTCCGACTTACAGACGCCAACCCCAACTGCAAGATCTACATTGTGGGA GGTGTTGAAAACTTTGGACTGGAAAAAATTATGGATCTCTGGGTCCTGATGCAACCAGAGGACAAACGCAAGAATG AGAGCCTTTCGATCAAGGATTACTTCATCAAAAGTTTCTGCAAAGATAAGATGGGCGGATTCAGAGGTCTGAAGGGATACGCCATGGCCTCGGAAGACCGGGAGCTGGAGGCCAAGCTAGCCGTGGTGGAAAAATACAACAAACGCATTCCAGAGCTGGTTAAACGCATCTATGATCGTGCCCAGAAAAGCGCAGTGTGCGCag ATTTTATCCTTGGTACTGTGCATAAGGCAAAAGGCCTGGAGTTCGACGCAGTGGTTGTGACCGATGACTTTATGAAAGTACCATGTGCACGACACAACCTGCAGAGTGTGGGCAGTTTTAATGCAG CCAACGTCCAAGATGACGAGTGGAACCTGTTATACGTGGCGATCACACGAGCCAAAAGAACGCTGTACATCACCAAGACCATCAGCAACATCCTCACATTCACTGGA GAGTACTTTCTGAGGTCCGAGCTGACCAGCACTCTGCTGAGTAAAGACCCATCTCTCGTCTGCTCCATTGACGGCTGTGAGAACCACATCACCGCAGACTCCGTCCTTAGCATGAGCAAAATCCCCATCAGATAT ATGGACAGCATGGATGCGGGCGGCGTTCTGTGTTTGACCTGTGTGGAGCAGCGTGTAGGACCTACAGCCTTCCTGCTCTCTCCACCTGAACGGGTCAGATCCATGACCTATACAAATGAGAGACCAGATCTACCCATCAACGTCGCCATGCTGCTATCTTTACTTTAA